The following proteins are encoded in a genomic region of bacterium:
- a CDS encoding BCCT family transporter, whose translation EVVLALTAIAAFLLFTWLITSLDSATLVIGHLLGTPESAKHQALWGMILAVVTSVLIAVGGVAALQAASIIVGLPLAGVTILIGAGLVRMLYTAKL comes from the coding sequence GAAGTCGTCCTGGCTCTGACCGCGATCGCAGCGTTCTTGCTCTTCACCTGGCTGATCACATCGCTCGACTCGGCAACCCTGGTCATCGGCCATCTTCTCGGGACCCCCGAAAGCGCAAAACACCAGGCGCTCTGGGGCATGATCCTCGCGGTCGTGACATCAGTGCTCATCGCGGTAGGCGGAGTAGCCGCACTACAAGCCGCCTCGATCATCGTGGGACTACCCCTCGCAGGCGTGACGATATTGATCGGCGCCGGGCTTGTCAGGATGCTTTACACCGCGAAGCTTTAG